A segment of the Huiozyma naganishii CBS 8797 chromosome 12, complete genome genome:
GGGATCATCGGACTGGCCGTCGGGCATCGCGCTGCTCGTTCCTCACCTGCCGTCGAAAGTGACATTAAcgtctttcaaaattttaGTCGaaatcttcttcaaaagtgaaCAATTTCGAGGCTCAATCGCTCTGTTGATAAACGGATCATCTGTGAGGATTGCTTGTTGTGCGCTACGTGCTTCCCTTGTGTTCTTTGCAGAATTGGGTAGCGAATTCAATGTCCGAATGGAAGGTTGATCCGGATCACCGGAGAAGGCTGCTGCAGTTGCAGAAGATTGGCGGGAACAAGAAGTGTGTTGACTGCCACGCGCCAAACCCGCAATGGGCGTCGCCCAAGTTCGGGATCTTCATCTGTCTTGAGTGTGCTGGTGTGCACCGGTCGCTTGGAGTGCACATATCTTTCGTGCGTTCGATCACCATGGACCAGTTCAAGCCGGAGGAGCTTGTGAGAATGGAGAAGGGAGGGAACGACCAATTTAACGAGTACATGGCCGCGCACGGCGTAGATCTTGGACTACCGCAGAAAGTCAAGTACGACAACGTCATTGCCCAGGACTACAAGGAGAAATTGACATGTGAAGTGGAGGGCAAAGAATTCGCGGAACCGGAACACCCAGGGTTTGACGCCTCGCAGCTCGGTGTCGCGGGGGCATCGGCTACCACGCTAGGTGGGAGTCGATCCAACACTCCGTTGGAAAACCGCCGTTCTGCGACGCCCAAAAGAGACCAGCGCGACGACCAGCCAGGGCAGGCGCAAAGGGAGAGAACGAGGCGTACTTGCCGAGCTTGGGAAGCAGAACGAACAAAACCGGCCCACTTACCACCTTCTCAAGGTGGCAAGTATCAGGGCTTTGGGAACACGCCCGCTCCGGCCGATACTGCGGAGCACCAAAATACACTAAACCTGGAGAGCTTCCAAAACGATCCTCTGGGCACGCTCTCGAAGGGATGGAGCATCTTCTCGTCGAGCATATCCAAGTCGGTCGCAGACGTCAATGAGTCAGTCATCAAGCCGGGCTACGAGCAATGGCAGTCTGGAGAACTATCGGAGGAGACCAAGCGAGCCGCCACGCAGTTCGGCCAGAAGTGCCAAGAAACGAGTAGCTACGGCTACACTGCATTCCAAAACTTTACCAAATCACTACAAGAACAGTACTACGGAGAGAAGGAAGAGTCCACAATGGGGCCAAGAGCAGAAACCCAAGCAGGTTCTGGTCAAGAGTACACGAAACTACTACCGGATGAAAAAGGGTCGTCTAAGAAACGGGAAGATGAATGGGATGAATTCTGAGATGCATTCGCACAGCACAGGTCCCATCGTCCTTCCCTCTCTGTAGAGTTTGTGATTATTCACAGATCACAGCAGCACTCGCTCAACATGTCTAGATATACAACCCACTATTTCTAGTGGTTAACTTACATAGTAAGcggaaattgaaaaatttttcttttatatCAAGAATAaataatgaagaaaataataAAGTACTactcatctcatctcatcgcaactTTCAAGTAATTGCTTTggttgttgaagaggacTAAATATACCTCAATTTTGTATTCTACCCATACCCATTCTCCCAAGAAAGATGCCTAAAgctgagaagaagaaatacGGTGGAtcaacgacgaagaagCAGGTCGCTGCAGAGAAGCATTTGAGCTCGGTGTTCAAGTTTAACACCGATCTCGGTCAGcatatcttgaagaacccGCTGGTGGCCCAAGGTATCGTTGACAAGGCGCATATCAAACCTTCGGATATTGTCCTAGAAGTTGGTCCCGGTACTGGTAATTTAACGGTGAGGATTTTAGAGAAGGCGAAGAAAGTTGTCGCTGTCGAAATGGACCCTAGAATGGCTGCTGAACTGACAAAGAGAGTCCATGGGACACCGGcggagaagaaactggatatCATGCTTGGTGATTTCATGAAAACAGAGTTACCGTACTTTGATATTTGCATCAGTAATACCCCCTACCAGATCTCTTCGCCGCTCGTTTTCAAGCTGATCAACCAACCAAGACCGCCCCGGGTGTCCATTCTTATGTTTCAAAGGGAATTTGCAATGCGGCTGCTGGCCAGACCAGGGGACTCGTTGTACTGTAGATTGTCGGCTAACGTCCAGATGTGGGCTAACGTGACGCACATTATGAAGGTCGGCAGAAACAACTTTAGGCCTCCACCGCAAGTGGAATCTAGTGTTGTACGGATAGAGATCAAGAACCCAAGACCCCAGGTGGACTTCAACGAGTGGGATGGGCTTTTGAGAATAGTGTTCGTCAGAAAGAATAGAACCATCTCCGCAGGCTTCAAATCCACCACTGTTTTGGAGATCCTGGAGAAAAACTATAAAGCGTATTTGGCGATGAACAACGAGATGGTTGAGGATGACAGTAACTTGTTGGACACAGTGAAGCAGAAAATCGAAACGGTATTGAGGGAAACAGAGTTGAACGATAAAAGAGCAGGGAAGTGTGATCAAAAtgatttcttgaaactgCTGTATTCCTTCCATCAGGTCGGGATACATTTTTCGTGACCACAATGTAGAATAGAAAAAGAGAGCTCCACAGTAGTATAATCATtatttgttgttatttATGTACAATGGTAAGGTATTGTCATTTTACGATTTTGGGTCGTTTAACTCATCTGAAGAGTTATCACTCTTATACGTTATGGTAATTTACCTGGAGGTCTGTAAGGGAAGCCCCCACATGTAGCCACATTATCCGAAACAAATAGATAAACTCATAAGGTTTTTGCTTTGGCATCTTTCAGCCCAACCTCCAAGTGAAGAAAACTTGTGTAATCAAGTATTTGTACAGTTACGTATTCTACTTAAGTAGAACTATaaactgttgaatagggtcttgttcgccgtggctattcattgtagtagagtaaagagatgttttagttcaggtatggcttctggtatatacttaatatataagtatatggttcgatgatctcttctatattgtcacagatagaaggatcaattcattcgatgtagttaggctttatatacgtgagaatttgcttagagtcaatggtgtggctcttcactttctcactgtcGTGGATACCtccacacttgtggcatcgttatttgtctcgttaacatttgtgtcttttatcaagtgtgtgtcctgtggcctatgatgatatcttatcatccttatcatagtcattttctatatcccGCACAAAGCGTATAAGACTTCTGAGACCTGATCCTAAAAGGATAACTACATTACTTCTTGCGGCAAATATAGTAAAAAGTGGACCACTCAATATTCAAAAGGGTTTCCTCACTTGGCACATTACATTCTTTCATTAATTCGTCAATGAAAACGTCGGCAATGTCGTTTGTTTCATCAGGATGGTTTTTCACCCAACTGGTGTACAAACTCCAGCTTTTCACAAACCTCttgaaatctttcaaagtaaTTTGGCCTTTCATTAGGAACGGTTCTGAATGTTGGTtatttgaagaacaattTTCACCAACCTCTaaatctttgaacttttgtTTAATCAATCTTTCGGGTAAATCATCTCCACCCATATTAGTGAAAAAGTATCTCTGTTCTGGTGTCAAATATTTACCCATGTACTGTGGCCCCCATCCGTACTTGTAATAAATTTCGTTTGCTTTTGGTCCCAAATCTACAAACTCCGGTTGCACGTAAAGCCAAAATGCGAAAGTGCCCCCCTGTTTCAACAATTGGTACACTTGTTCAAAGGCAATGTCCATATCACACCAATGTAGACTTTCGGCACCGATAACCATATCCACGGTGcccttctccaaattgtCCAGCGACACTAGATCCTCGCCGTAACCCAATTTGAAAGTCGCTCGCGGGTAATCTTGGCGTGCCACTTGAAGCATAGACTCCGAGGGGTCCACACCAACacatttttggaaatgtGGTATGAACATGCTTGTGGCGATCCCGGTCCCGCAACCGACGTCAAGCAACAGGTTACGGGACCCGCCGTGAGAGTGATGGTACTCATCGTGATACTGCAAGATGCGATTAATAAGAGTTACAGGGTACGTGGGGCGTACCTCATGGTAGTAAGACGACTTGAAATTTTGGTCCAAGTAACTGGTCGAGGGCATTACGATAAGATATACCACTGTGCATTGACTCAACTGTAATCCACAAATTGGGATAAACCTGTGGAACTTAAAGTAATAAAGAGATACGACATACGAAGTACTCCCACCCacctatatatatatatatatacttgttcaacaagcGGTTCTGCGAGATCGCGGACATGCACTAGCCCGAGCTCGGGGAACGAGACGGCCCCACCCACCACCTcgtttcctctttgggacACACTCTCGTTTCCTTTCTCGCCGCTGCGGCACCGTTTTTCTTTCCGGCCCTTTTCCGGCGATTGCCTGCGAGGAACGGTATCgcccaaagaggaagctAGTAAAAACGGTGCCCTTCGCGAAGTTATCAAAGGAACGTGAGCTAAGCAGCTGGGGACCCTTCGAGACGCACGGCGCTGTGCTGTGCTGTGCACTCAGTATGCAAGGCTTCACCGCCGCGCGTGACACTCGCGCTTCGTAGACAGGCAGACAGCAACGCCATGCAGTGGAGTTTAAGTTCCGACAGAGATTGGGCGCGTCGCAAACAGGTATCGTTATCGGGGTACGCTACCAAACTGCTATTGAGAGGTAAGTAAATCGGGTGAATTGGTATCGCAATTGCTCAAAAATTCTCAACTTGGTCGAAAAGTAATGACACGATGATGCTAGCTCGGGAACTGATGATGCATGCGCACGGCAGGTATTCCGGTTGTTGTTTACCTTTTGATTGCCTCCTATCAGCAAGTGTATGTCAGTGAGACCCCCCCCCGTTCTCCCGATATTGGAATACTCGTCGCGTTGGCTGCTCTCTTTGTCTGTAGGTCTGATATTTCTCCCTTGTATAACCAGAAACCCCACTCGCACCCCGCTCATTCGTTATCAATCAAAATAACACTTGTATCATGTCTGGGCATGAACGAGGATGGTTCAAACTCTgataatatatataagaggGCTTCCTTGTCTTGCCATCCTCACTACCGTTCTTGCCTCTTTGCCCTGGGGGGAAACTGGAGAGAAATACGTAACCGCAACAAAGGACTCATCCaccccctccccccccccatTTCTACTCTTAATACAACACTGTCACCACAGTTCTATATCTTTATCCTATTTCTCTCGTAGCAATTGGAAAAGAATCAACGTTGATAGTACGAGCAATCATATATTTGGGTAATatatagaaaaaaatgggtCTAGGTGTTTTCAAAACGGGACAGGGATCCTCAATTGTTCCTAGTTTCTCTAACCACTCCGATAACATCGACAACAAAAAGGAACCTTTCCAAATTGACATCGAAAAGGAGAGTACAGAATCTGTGGCCCTAGATGACACCAACGAACAGTTCGATGGGAAATGTTCCGATCAAAGGTTGAAAAAAGATTTAAAGGCCCGCCATGTTTCTATGATCGCCATCGGTGGTTCTCTCGGGACAGGTCTTCTTATTGGTACGGGGAACTCGCTTGCAGTCGCCGGTCCAGTCTCAATGCTAATCTCTTATTCATTTGTCGGTGTGTTGGTTTTCTTTGTGATGTCCTGCATTGGTGAAATGGCAGCATATATCCCACTGGATGGGTTCACCAGTTACGCTTCAAGGTATTGCGACCCAGCGTTAGGTTTCGCAGTTGGTTATGCTTACCTCGTCAAATACTTCATTCTGCCACCAAATCAGTTAACCGCCGCGGCACTAGTAATTCAATACTGGATCCCAAGAGAAAAAGTGAATCCAGGTGTTTGGATCACAATTGTCTTGGTCGTCATTGTCGTGATCAACACTTTCGGTGTCAAATTTTTCGGTGAATTCGAATTTTGGTTGTCCAGTTTTAAAGTTATAGTCATGCTGGGTTTAATCATATTGATGTTCATCATCATGCTTGGTGGTACCCCAACTCACGACAGATTAGGCTTCAGGTACTGGAAACACCCGGGTGCATTCAAAGAATACTCAAAATCCATTCATGGGGACATCGGTAGGTTTGTTTCATTCGTGTCATGCTTCGTTTATGGGCTGTTCTGTTACCTCGGGATCGAATTGACAGGGATCGTTGCCGCAGAGGCCGAAAACCCTAGGAAAAACATTCCAAAGGCCATCAAATTGACCATGTGGCGTATTATTATCTTTTACATCATCACAATTTTCCTGCTAGGTATGTGTGTCTCATCAAACGATCCTCTACTGTTGGAGGCTAAGACAAAAAGTACCTCCGCTGCTGCTTCACCTTTCGTCGTCGCCATTGTCAACTCAGGAATCGAAGCTTTACCTCATATTTTCAACGCTTGTGTTCTGATGTTCGTTTTCAGTGCGTGTAATTCGGACTTGTACGTTGCCTCAAGAAACCTGTACAGTTTGGCCATTGATAACAAAGCACCAAAAATATTTGCAAAGACAAACCGTTTTGGTATCCCCTATAACTCATTAGGTGTTGCCGTGCTTTTCTGCTTACTTGCTTACATGAGTGTATCTTCTGGTTCCGCTAAAATTTTCAACTATTTTGTTAACGTTGTTTCCATCACAGGTGTTCTTACATGGATTTCCATCTTGATCACCTACATTTGTTTCGACAGGGCTGTGAGGGCGCAAGGCATTGACAAATCCACATTTGCCTACGTTGCCCCCTTACAACCATATGGTGCTTACTTCTCCCTAttcttctgctgtttgCTAGCTCTaatcaaaaatttcaccGTCTTTCTAAATCATAAATTCGATTACCGAAACTTCATCACGGGTTATATTGGGCTTCCCTTATTTTTCATCTGCTACTTCGGCTACAAATTCGTAAAGAAGACCAAGATTCGCAAACCTGAAGAAGTGGACTTGTTTAGTTTCAAAGCTGCCATTGAccaggaagaagaagatggcAGAATAAAGGACGCAGCAACCGCAGAGAGAATTAAGAAGAACGGTAAAAACTGGGAATGGTTTTATGAAACATATCTGGGAAAAATCTTCTAGTAAGAATCAAACACAAAACAGAGAAGTTGCTTCTTTCTGTCACCATCCCTATTGCATCCACtaagttttgaaaaacaacaacatttcAAATCAGGTTTCCCTTAATATTAATAGCATTCGTATTCCATTACTTAAGTAAGTAAGATAAACAGTTTTTAAAATTCTTCATTCATCAGTACCAAGCGCTCTTGCCTTCGAAACTCATGCTTTGACagatttcttggtttttcgACTAATCGTTATAGAGCCTTGGAAAGGAACGGCATGAAagttcacttttttttgatattgtgAAATTATCACAAATAAGGACATCATCTTGGACGGAATTGTATGTTCGCTTTGGAAGATCAAAAAGCCTTCAACTAATCCCAAAGCAATTTTACTGTATTCCTGTATAGAAAAGAGGATCAGGGCAATCATATTTGATTCCAGGTTTGTACGCTCCGCGCTCTAAAGGTGGGGTAGATATGTTGGCAAACATGATAGAAATGCCGTAATTTGTTTTTTCGGAGAACCACCCTACCCCCCAGGAAATAATTGGTATCAAGGGTTACAAGTTTCTTGGGTGCCCTTATAATGAATGTGTAAGTAATGGTGCCGTAACCTAAAATCCTGGAAAACACGGAATCGGTTGGCACCTTCCCCTTATATTCTTGGTAAGTATCAAtcaaagagagaaataaaataaggatcttcttcattcCGCAGCTCCCTGCATTAAGGGTCACAATAAGCATGAATATAAAGTATTGCAAATGATATTATGATTGATTGACAGCTTTATCTTCCAATATAGAAAAGAGATACAAGGCAATCATGTTTGATTCCAAGTTTATACGTTTTTTTAGTACAATCTCTCCCAAAGGTGACAATGCAAAAGAGGTTACAGCGAGCAAACTAGCCCTCAATATCGAAGTGCAAAGTGATCAAAGTAGCAAATCTCTTTGCGATTCTGCTTCCGATGTTTTAGCGAGTGAGATCGGTGACGGTAAGTATGAAGGGATCCGGCTAAAGAAACAACTGAAATCCCGCCACATATCTATGATTGCAATTGGTGGATCACTAGGTACAGGACTTCTTATTGCAACCGGAGAATCTTTGAAGGTGGCAGGCCCAGTTTCAACTTTAATTGCCTATACATTCGTAGGAATAATGGTTTTTTTTACCATGGCGTGTCTTGGTGAAATGGCAACTTTTATCCCACTGGATGGTTTCACCAGTTATGCATCCAGATACTGCGACCCAGCATTAGGGTTTGCAGTAGGTTATGCGTATTTAATCAAATATTTTATCCTACCCCCCAACCAGCTAACTGCGGCTGCAATGGTTATGCAGTACTGGGTTCCCAGAGATACTGTCAATCCTGGTATTTGGGTCACCTTGGTGTTTGCAGTTATAACGGTCATCAATATATTCGGTGTCCGATTTTTTGGAGAGTTTGAATTCTGGCTATCCAgcttgaaagtgttgatAATGATTGGTTTGATAATCTTACTGTTCGTGATAATGCTTGGAGGAGCTGGCAGTCACGATAGACTAGGGTTTAGGTACTGGAAGCACCCAGGTGCATTCAACGATTATTCGGATGATATATCTGGATCGCTAGGAaagtttgtttcttttgtcgCTGTCCTGGTACTTGGTGTTTTTGCATATCTTGGTATTGAATTAACAGGAATAGTAGCGGCTGAGGCATCCAATCCCCGAAGGAGTGTTCCCAAAGCTATCAAATTGACATTTTACCGCATATTGGTATTCTATGTAGTTTCCATATTTCTTTTGGGAATGTGTGTTCCGTACAACGACGAAAAGCTTGTGACAACAAATGAGAATAGCCTAACTGCATCACCTTTTTCTATTGCTATTTTAAATGCCGGTATTACAGTTTTACCAGATATATTCAACGGTTGCCTTTtaatttttgttttcagTGCAGCTAATTCTGACCTCTACGTTGCCTCCAGGAACTTATACAGCTTGGCCGTGGATAACAAGGCCCCCAAAATCTTTGCACACACTAACAGATGGGGAATACCATACAATtctctttttgtttcctgTCTATTCTGTTTACTGGCGTACATGACGgtatcatcttcttctgccCAAGTTTTTAAATATTTCGTTAATGTGGTTTCTATCGCCGGCCTTTTAACCTGGATATCGATTCTCATCACATATATCTGTTTCGACAGAGCTGTGAGAGCTCAACATGTCGACAAATCGACATTCGCTTACGTTGCACCTTTCCAACCATACGGGGCTTACGTGTcactgtttttttgttgtctAATCGCAATAATAAAGAACTTCACGGTGTTTTTGGGTCATTTTGATTATAAAACATTTATTACTGGCTACATTGGGCTTCCAATTTTTGTTCTCTGTTATTTTGGTTACAAGATCACCTGTAAGAGTGAGATAAGGTCCGCAAGGTACGTAGATCTCGTATCTCAGAAGTCGTTGGTTGACAGAGAGCAGGTGGAGTATGAACTCATAGAACAACTCAAAAGGGAAGAAATGATAGCTAACACCAAGTATTCGATAGTAATTGCATTAAGACGCTggttttcaaattttttttggttgatGAGCCTGCATAGTACTGTTGACCAAAACAAAGTACTAGGAGCTCCTGCTGTTAAGTTTTATACCATTCGGTGGAGGTACGAATACTTTACCcgcgaaaaaaaagttcaTTACTCTATCAAAACGGATTGTATATACCATTAAACCAAATCGATTTTTTCATTGCCTTAAAAAACATTTCAGAACATAGTCAGTATTACAGTGTTGGTAATTACTCTGACCAGCTCTCATCATAGTTCCGTGAATTGGATAGAAGCAATATATCTACATTTgaattcaacaacaaagcTTTCTAATAGTGCTACACATGTAAAGCACAAAACTTTACCCGTTACCCAGTTTAAACTATGTACCtcaaggaaaaaaaagacaaaacAAACATTGAAGATAGGAAAGTGCGGATTGGGATACAAACACAGTTAGGAACTATTATTGCTCTCCTCAAAGATAACTGCATAGAGTAATATGTGGATAAACATACCTCTAAACAGGCATATATTTCCTTTGAGCACTTACTGGTTCATATTTTCTGATAgttgatttggaaaatgaaTTTTAGTTTTAACTGCTTGTTCCACGCACTGTTGAATGATACCCTCATGTTAACACATTGGCTAGTCCAATGATATGCACTTTTCTATGGGTTTTTTGTATACCGTAGGTCGATATCTACACTTTTCAGCATCCAGCCACACTTTTAAACAAGCAGACGTAGCACGACTAGATttttgagaagaacatACATATAAGTTGGTTTTTTTGACACTTCTGGAACAGAACAAGTCATAAAGAAACTTCCATCTCATTCATCACTTCTGGAACTAAGAGTCAATGGCTGAGCTAGAcgagaaagagaaacacTATAAGTTCCATATTTTTCCTGAAACAAAATCTTCTAGTTCCCTCTACGGTTCTTGTATTTTTGCTTTCCCAAACTCCGAAATATTGAGAGGAGGCGTAGCGtcttctccagttttgAGACACATCCCTATCTCAACGAGGCGGATCAAAGTTTAGTATTTCCGAGACACTCTTTTTAATTTTCCCATTTGATTATGTTTAACCCGCCAAGACCGGCGCTGCCACTGGAAGTAGTTGTTGTCTTGGCAACTTGCAACTGAGTAGGACTCCATATCATAGCCTTTCCCACCCGCGGGATGATGGGTACCTGCATGGAAATTCGGAGTTTGTAATGCCGATAATG
Coding sequences within it:
- the GCS1 gene encoding GTPase-activating protein GCS1 (similar to Saccharomyces cerevisiae GCS1 (YDL226C) and SPS18 (YNL204C); ancestral locus Anc_2.46), with translation MSEWKVDPDHRRRLLQLQKIGGNKKCVDCHAPNPQWASPKFGIFICLECAGVHRSLGVHISFVRSITMDQFKPEELVRMEKGGNDQFNEYMAAHGVDLGLPQKVKYDNVIAQDYKEKLTCEVEGKEFAEPEHPGFDASQLGVAGASATTLGGSRSNTPLENRRSATPKRDQRDDQPGQAQRERTRRTCRAWEAERTKPAHLPPSQGGKYQGFGNTPAPADTAEHQNTLNLESFQNDPLGTLSKGWSIFSSSISKSVADVNESVIKPGYEQWQSGELSEETKRAATQFGQKCQETSSYGYTAFQNFTKSLQEQYYGEKEESTMGPRAETQAGSGQEYTKLLPDEKGSSKKREDEWDEF
- the DIM1 gene encoding putative dimethyladenosine transferase (similar to Saccharomyces cerevisiae DIM1 (YPL266W); ancestral locus Anc_6.1), with the translated sequence MPKAEKKKYGGSTTKKQVAAEKHLSSVFKFNTDLGQHILKNPLVAQGIVDKAHIKPSDIVLEVGPGTGNLTVRILEKAKKVVAVEMDPRMAAELTKRVHGTPAEKKLDIMLGDFMKTELPYFDICISNTPYQISSPLVFKLINQPRPPRVSILMFQREFAMRLLARPGDSLYCRLSANVQMWANVTHIMKVGRNNFRPPPQVESSVVRIEIKNPRPQVDFNEWDGLLRIVFVRKNRTISAGFKSTTVLEILEKNYKAYLAMNNEMVEDDSNLLDTVKQKIETVLRETELNDKRAGKCDQNDFLKLLYSFHQVGIHFS
- the CRG1 gene encoding S-adenosylmethionine-dependent methyltransferase, whose product is MPSTSYLDQNFKSSYYHEVRPTYPVTLINRILQYHDEYHHSHGGSRNLLLDVGCGTGIATSMFIPHFQKCVGVDPSESMLQVARQDYPRATFKLGYGEDLVSLDNLEKGTVDMVIGAESLHWCDMDIAFEQVYQLLKQGGTFAFWLYVQPEFVDLGPKANEIYYKYGWGPQYMGKYLTPEQRYFFTNMGGDDLPERLIKQKFKDLEVGENCSSNNQHSEPFLMKGQITLKDFKRFVKSWSLYTSWVKNHPDETNDIADVFIDELMKECNVPSEETLLNIEWSTFYYICRKK
- the DIP5 gene encoding dicarboxylic amino acid permease, which encodes MGLGVFKTGQGSSIVPSFSNHSDNIDNKKEPFQIDIEKESTESVALDDTNEQFDGKCSDQRLKKDLKARHVSMIAIGGSLGTGLLIGTGNSLAVAGPVSMLISYSFVGVLVFFVMSCIGEMAAYIPLDGFTSYASRYCDPALGFAVGYAYLVKYFILPPNQLTAAALVIQYWIPREKVNPGVWITIVLVVIVVINTFGVKFFGEFEFWLSSFKVIVMLGLIILMFIIMLGGTPTHDRLGFRYWKHPGAFKEYSKSIHGDIGRFVSFVSCFVYGLFCYLGIELTGIVAAEAENPRKNIPKAIKLTMWRIIIFYIITIFLLGMCVSSNDPLLLEAKTKSTSAAASPFVVAIVNSGIEALPHIFNACVLMFVFSACNSDLYVASRNLYSLAIDNKAPKIFAKTNRFGIPYNSLGVAVLFCLLAYMSVSSGSAKIFNYFVNVVSITGVLTWISILITYICFDRAVRAQGIDKSTFAYVAPLQPYGAYFSLFFCCLLALIKNFTVFLNHKFDYRNFITGYIGLPLFFICYFGYKFVKKTKIRKPEEVDLFSFKAAIDQEEEDGRIKDAATAERIKKNGKNWEWFYETYLGKIF
- the KNAG0L02470 gene encoding uncharacterized protein codes for the protein MFDSKFIRFFSTISPKGDNAKEVTASKLALNIEVQSDQSSKSLCDSASDVLASEIGDGKYEGIRLKKQLKSRHISMIAIGGSLGTGLLIATGESLKVAGPVSTLIAYTFVGIMVFFTMACLGEMATFIPLDGFTSYASRYCDPALGFAVGYAYLIKYFILPPNQLTAAAMVMQYWVPRDTVNPGIWVTLVFAVITVINIFGVRFFGEFEFWLSSLKVLIMIGLIILLFVIMLGGAGSHDRLGFRYWKHPGAFNDYSDDISGSLGKFVSFVAVLVLGVFAYLGIELTGIVAAEASNPRRSVPKAIKLTFYRILVFYVVSIFLLGMCVPYNDEKLVTTNENSLTASPFSIAILNAGITVLPDIFNGCLLIFVFSAANSDLYVASRNLYSLAVDNKAPKIFAHTNRWGIPYNSLFVSCLFCLLAYMTVSSSSAQVFKYFVNVVSIAGLLTWISILITYICFDRAVRAQHVDKSTFAYVAPFQPYGAYVSLFFCCLIAIIKNFTVFLGHFDYKTFITGYIGLPIFVLCYFGYKITCKSEIRSARYVDLVSQKSLVDREQVEYELIEQLKREEMIANTKYSIVIALRRWFSNFFWLMSLHSTVDQNKVLGAPAVKFYTIRWRYEYFTREKKVHYSIKTDCIYH